A stretch of DNA from Candidatus Nomurabacteria bacterium:
TTGGCATTTGATGGACTTTTTGGATCTGCTGCATCTCCACTTAAGAGCAGTTTTGGAGCGTATGCTTGTTTGTAAAGTTCAATCCCTTTTTTAGTACGACCTACTGTATCACCACCGCTAATTACGACAATATAATCAGATTTTTCTGGCGGATGATTGTCTATCAATAATAGGTTGACGGCAAATATAAACGCCCAAAAGATTGCTACACTTGCTAGAATTATCTTAAGTGGTTTATTCATCTTTAATAATTATAGCTTAAAATTTTAACTAATTTTAACGCTTTCATTCTGACAGAGTTTAGCAAGTTTCGCTGCTGCATTTTTTACTTCTTTTGCAGACTTATTTGCAGATCCAAAACTTACTCTTATTGATGAATTTATTTGATCTAAACTTAAGCCTAGAGATTCTAAAACATGACTGGGCTTATCTTTACTTGCGGAGCATGCCGCTCCTGTAGATATTAAGATATTATTTAAGCCTGCCAGAATAACAAGTTTTTCTCCACTAACTTTTGGTATATAAATATTTAAAATATGAGGTGAGTGTTTTTTACCAATTTTTAAACCGATGGGATTTAGTTGTGATTCTGGTATAAGTTTATTAAATTCTGACCAAAAGCTACTACTTAAGTTTAGTAATCTTTTTAATTCTGTATTTTTTTTAGAGATAGAATTGTTTAGTGAATGATAAAGAGATATTACTGAGAGGGGATTTTGCTTTCTTTCTAAGACCTTAATGTTTTTATTGTCCAAGAACCTTAAAAGATCAGCACTTAAATATAGGATTCCAGAATTTGGAAGAGCTCCAAACTTTGAGCCATTAAGACTCATAGTATCTACTCCTAGCCTTGGTATTTGCAAGTCTTGGGTAATAGCTGCTTGGGATGCATCAGTATGCAAAAAAATAGGTAATTTAACTCCTCTTTTAATTCGATCTTGTTTTATTTGCTTAATAATTTCAGAGACTTCTTTTATAGGAAAAACTTGTCCGGTTTCATTATTTACATATTGGATAGAAACTAAAAGTGTAGTATTAGTTATCAAACTTTTAAGTTCAGTTAAATCAATAAGATCTTTTGGGTCAATACTTAAAAATACGCTTTGTTTAAACTTATTGAGCTGATCAATTAGGCTCGAATGTTCAATGTTAGTTGTTAATATCTCTGAATTTTGATCAGCTGAGCTAAGTAAATCAAAAAGCATATTTGTCGCATCTGAGCTTCCGTTAGTTATAAAAATATTTGGAGTCTTTACCCCAATAAGTTTAGCGGTTTTAGATCTTAAGTCTGTTAAGTATCTTCTCAACTTTACCGCAGGTTCGTACGAGGAGTCTATGTTGTAGAATGGTTTTTCTAAAAAATCTGAGATAGCTTTTTTTGTATCTTTATTGAGTGGAGCTCCAGCTGCGTGGTCTAAATTATAAATCTGAGCCATATACTTTAGTACTCTTTATTTAGAGCCATTTTTGGTAGTTCTTCTTCGTTACTTGACTGGCCATAAACCTGCGAAGCGACGTATTGATGATATAAAACTGCAGCATGAGCTAAGTTTTCAGCCTCGTCGGCAGCGACCCATGCATAATCTTGGCCGTTAACCGATTTGAGAATGCCATTATCACGCACTTCGTATCTAACTGTGTGTATTTTTTTGCTACCATCTAAATTATCACTCCACTCTTCGTGCCACACCCATGTTCTTGCATCAAGACAGAAGAACTCTCTTCTATGTCCTGCTGGAATTTGACCAAATAGCTTTGAGCCAATTTCGCTCTCTAGTCTTATTAATTCTTTTCTTTTAGCCTCCGTAAGTTTATTTTTCTTACTAGCAGTTTGGAACACTTTTGCAGCCCATGTTGCACTATTTGGTTGAGAGCGGATTATTTTTTTAAGCGCTTGTTGAACCGTTGGTAACATAGCTTATGCTCTCTACCCAATCTGTTGTATAACTTTTATTCTTAGGTTTTCAAGAGCATCACCAATATCAGCAATCACGGTAGCTAATTGTTCTGGAGATGTGGTTATTTCATTTGACATAAGCTTTAGATAGAAAAGAGCCTTTCACTGTTGGCTGTTGTGATATTGCAAAAATGCTCTAACTCTTCGCCTCTTAATTCACTTAAGAACTCTGCTATACGCATTGTATTCTTTATGGTATTGATTTTACCACGCTCAGGGGCTGGAGTCAAGTAGGGAGAGTCGGTTTCTAGTACTAATTTATCTAATGGGATTAATCTTGCTGAGTCTAGTTGAGCCGGTACCTTAGAAAACGTCATTATTCCGTTTAAGCCGATAAAAAAATCATTGGGTAAGTTAAATATTTGGGTAAGCTTATCAGGTATGTCAGAAAAACTGTGCACTACTCCTTGAATGTTAGGGAAGTTTTTTATTACTTCAAAAAATGGGTCAAAAGCTTCTCTGATATGTAAAATTACTGGTAGATTAGTTTTTTTTGCAAGTTCTAGATGCTTTTTAGCTAGCTTTGTCTGATTTGCACGAGCATCTTTTTCTTTATGATAAAAGAAATCAAAGCCAAATTCTCCAATTGCAACTACCTCTGGTTCTTTTGCAAGCTCTGACATTTCTGCCCATACTTTTGAGCTTAAATTTTGATTGATTTTATCTGAAGTTGCTTCGTGAGGGTGGATTCCAATTGATGCAAAAGCACCGTCTTTTTTGTGTTTTTTTGCAAAAGCAACCGCTTTTTTAGAGCTTTCTAAATCAGTTCCGATGCATATGAACTTAATTACACCTAAGTCTTTCCCAGCCTTTATGACAGTTGGTGCATCTGGGTAGCCATCTTCATGTATATGACAGTGGGTGTCTATAATTTCTAGCATTTTTAAACTGTAGTTTTGAGATTACTTATTATACATCCTTATATATCATATTACTTTTTATCTGATATAATTGTGCTTAAGTTTAGGTATTATTTTATAATTTTATGTTTGGTGGGAAGAAAAAAGATTCGCTAGATATTATTGCTGAATCTCATAGGCTAAATGATCAAATGATAAATGGAGATCCTGAGAAAAAACCCAACAACAAAGATAGTTTAAAAAGGGTTTTTTATATTTTCGTAGGCTTGTTTATAGCTAGCTTGTTAGCTACTTTGGTATACATTATTTTGTTAAAACCTGAGCCAGCCAAACCAGCTCCTACTCCAGAGCCTAAACCTTTAATATCTTTGTTAAAGATTGAAGGTGATGAAGAACTAAAGAACTTAGTTTATGGTAGCGATTACTCCGTCAGTACTTCTGGTAAGAATTACCTAGTATCAGTAAATAAGGTACCAAAAAGATTAATTTATAACGGCAAAGAGGTGTATAGAGGTGATGATTTAGTTAATTCTAATCTAAGTAAGGATGGAAAGCACTGGGCGCTAGAAACCGTGAGAGATGAGGTTAGATCAAAAAGAGATGAGAATACTAAGATAGTTCAAAATACTAATGTAAGAGTTAGCACTATATATATTAACGGCCAGAAATGGGGAGAGAAAGATGACTCCAGACTACTTGCAGTTACAAATAGTGGCGCTCCAGTAATTTTATCTAAGACTGGAAAACAAACTCCAAGCCAGTATGGTGAAGCACTTAGCGAAGAGATAATCTACTTCGGAGCTACAGAAAAGTTTAAGACTAGCTATGGAGTAGTTAACTTCTTAATGAACAGTGATGGGAGTAATTGGTTAGTTACAACTGCTAATCCAAGTACTAAAGAAGCCGTCGATTTATTTGTTAATAATACAAAAAAAGAATCATTGGATGCTCGAATTCTAAAAAGACTAAGCATAGATGACCAAGGGAACTATTTAGTTGGTTTTTGTAAAGATAATGTGAATAGTACAGGTGTTGGAGTTATTGGTAAGGACTGTCAGGTAAGCGTAAATGGTAAAACAAGGACTTCTATATCGGGTACCGTGTATCTTGCTCAAACTTTAGGATCTTTAGAAACTTATGCTGGAGTAGATCGTGAACTTAAGCAAAGTTTTATTAAAAACATAAGAACTGATTTGGCCTTAGAGCATAGAAAAGATATTGATGATGATCCTGAGACTATGCTTGGTGTCTACTTGAACGGTCGAGGTGACAAGTTCGCTGTTACGAGTACTCGTGTAATCAATAACAGAATTAAAGTGAGCATAAGTATTAATGGTGAAATAATTGAGAATAAGATATTTTCAGCTAGTCTATTTGGTTTTGGCGTAGATGAAAATGAAGCAACATTATTTATATACGAGTTACCAAATAAATCTTTGCAAACAGATTAATTTAATATTTAATAGTAAATAATTAAGTTTAGAGATTAGGATGACCTGGATGATATTGTTTTTAGCTTCTTTGATTCTTCTTCTACTTCTTCTGCAAGCTCCGGAGCACCTATCTGTCTGTAGGCATGCGCTAGTTGTGCAGAAGCAGTACCTCCTGGACTAAGCCTATGAGCTTTTTCTAGCTCTTTTATGGCAGCCTTTGGTTCATCCATCTTCTCTAATGTTTTTGCTAGGATTATTCTTCTTCCGGGGTTTTCAGGATCTTTATCAATTGATTGTTCAAAGGCCCTTGCTGCTTTTTCGTATTGTCCATCATTAAAATATATTAAACCTAAGTTATGTAGACTGCTGGCATTTTGGTTAATCCCGCTGCTTATTTCGAAACACTCTATTGCCTCTTTTTTTAAGCCTTGTTGGGCATATATAATCCCTAGTTTGTTGTAGGCACCATAATTTTTACTATCAAGTTTTAGTAAAGCGAGAAGTGATCTTTCTGCTCTACTCTTATCATTTTTTACTAAGTTTTGGTGTGCATCTTGCCACAATCTTCTTAGTTGACCCTGCATAAGATTGGTGTTGTAGTTTTCTACTACATGCTGTCTGGCAAGTAGCCAAAGGCTAAGTGCAAAAATTGCTATGTATGTAAATAGTTCGTTCACTTTTTAGTCTTATTAATAAACTAGGTATTATGATTAAGTTTAGGCTAAAATGAGCTGATTGTACAGCTCATTTATAATAACCCTCTTTAAATTACTCTATCTGGGGCGAGCTATGGGGATCGAACCCACGACCTTCGGAACCACAACCCGACGCTCTAACCAACTGAGCTAAGCTCGCCATTCTTAATAACTCATTATAACAGAGATAAACATTAAATTTAACGCTTAAGCTTGCTTAAGCTTAGTAAAAGAGTATATTAAATATTAATATGGTAAAAGTAAATTTTGAAGTAGTAGGATCAACACTTGCAGTTGCAGTGATAGGTGTAATAATCAGCGCTATTGGATATGGCGCTATAGAGATTGCTTCTAGGGACGAAATTACTTTAGACTCAATTTTAATTCATTCAGACGATTGCAGTGAAAGTGATGAGGTTGGTGATTTGGCTTTTGGAGATGTAGATTATGCTCAAGAATATGCTGATGAGCATGGAGGGCCTCAATCAGTGTGCTATGTTGTGAGTGAAGAATATACTGTTGGCGGTACGACAACAGAAGGTAAGATTTGGTATTCTGTCAGGTAGGCAATGAGTTGATAGAACTTAATGTCGTATGAAAGAGTGGTTTATTGGTGAAAGAAAGATAAAAGAGCTTCCTATAAATGTTTCGAATGAAGATATAGGTAAGTACTTTTGTTATGTCGGAAGAATGGAATCAGGCCAGGAGGCTGAGCTTAACCCAGATGATAGGGTAGAGCTTAGGTTGAGGGATTAGTTGCTTTGGTTAGCTGGAGGGCTTTTCTAACTATATTTGTACTCGTTATTCCGTAGTGTCTGAACAGCTCTTCTGGAGTGCCACTTTGGCCAAATTTATCGTCAATCCCTATTCTGACAACAGGAATTGGATAGCTTTCTGATATCACTTCAGCTATTAACGAGCCAAATCCTCCGCTAACTTGATGATCTTCAACAGTGATAAATCTTCTAGTTTTTTTGGCTGACTGAATAATTAGATCTCTATCAATCGGCTTTATGGTCGGAAAATGCAGGACTTCGGCATCTATACCGTGTTCTCTAAGTTTAATTCCGGCCTCAAGTGCATGCCAGGTTGCTGTTCCGCTGGAAAGTATAGTGATCTGATGTCCGTCTTTAAGCTTAACCCCTTCTCCTATTTTAAATTTAGTGTCTGGGTGAGTAAAAACAGGTACATCTTGGCGGGATAATCTTAAATAACTTGGAGATTTTGTCTTAGCAATAGCTAAAGTAATCTTTTCTGCCTCAATTGAGTCGGCTGGAGCAAAAACCTGCATGTTTGGTAGGACTCTCATAAGGGCGATGTCTTCAAGCATCTGATGAGTTGCGCCGTCATGGCCTACTCCTAGCCCGGCGTGTGAGCCGACTATTTTAACGTTTTGATTATTTAAACAAATAGTTGTTCTTATTTGCTCCCAACATCTCCCAGGGCAAAAAGCAGCATAACTACTGGCAAATGGTATTTTGCCTATTTTGGCCATTCCACTTGCAACGGTTACTAAGTTTTGCTCAGCTACTCCAACTTCAATTAACCTTTCTGGGAATTCGTCTCTAAGTTTACCCATTCCGGTACTTTCAACTAAATCTGCGCTTAAGCCCACAACCTGTTGATCTTTTTGTGCAGCTTTTAGCAAGCCCCTACCAAAACCGACTTTAATGGGTTCCATTCTAATGCTTAAATTAATCATAGACGACCTTTCCTTTTAGAGACCTAAGATCATGGATAGCCTCTCTGGCTTGTTTGTGGCTAGGGGCTTCGCTGTGCCAATGGAAGTCTCCTTCCATAAAATGTACCCCTTTACCCGGTATTGTGTGGGCAATGATAATGCTTGGTCTTTCAGAAACAGCTCTTGCCATCGCGCAGGCATCAATAATCGCTTCGATGTTGTGCCCGTCAACTTCTTGGATATGCCAGCCAAAAGATTCCCATTTATCTTTTAGGTTTTCAAGTGGCATCACTTTCTCTGTTGGACCATCTATCTGGATATTGTTTCTGTCGAGAATTGCAGTTAAGTTATCTAACTGATATTTGGCACTAAACATAGCTGCTTCCCAAATATTGCCTTCATTAAGCTCGCCATCGCTTAAGGTTAGATATATATGTCTGTGGGGACTTTTATCAAGTTTAAGGGCTAGAGCCATTCCTGCAGCTTGAGATAAACCAGATCCTAGTGGTCCAGATGTATTCTCTAAGCCAGGAAGACTACTTCTTTCTGGGTGGCCTTGCAATCTTGACCCGAATTCTCTCAAAGTAAGTAATTCTTTTTTAGGAAAGTAACCTGAATGAGCCATCGCGGCATATTGGACTGGGGCACAATGACCGTTACTCATTAAAAAGATATCTCTTTCGCTCCACTCAGGATCTTTTGGATCATGTCTTAAGACTCTAAAGTATAGGGCTGTAATGATATCTGCCATTCCAAGAGGTCCAGCAGCATGACCTGAGCCTGCTTTTTCTAGCATTTCTATAATGCTTTCTCTAATTTTTTCAGCCTGATCCTCGAGCTGCTTAATAGTTTTATCTTTCATTATTCTTGTACTGCTTTCTCAATTAGTTTGATATTTTGTTGCATTTTTTTCCAGGCGTCTAGTTTTAGAATCTCTTCTTTTTTTATCTATCTGATGTTTCTGCCTTTCCAATCTACCTTGCCGAATTCGTACTTATACATTGATGTTAAGTTCAGGTAAACCTCTACCACTATCATTATTGGTAGATTAAATATGGCTAAGAACCAGCCACTCGGGTTTACTCGTGTCACTAACATTAGATGAGATAACCACCAAAAGATTGTTGCAATAACTCCTAAAATAACACTTAGGGTATATTGCTGAGTTGTAATTGCCTCGTATAGCCCAAGAGCTGGAGCGACTAAAGCTGCTAAGATTAATAAAATCATGTAGCATACTAGTGCTGGATTTCTGCCAATATGAGGGTAGTAGCTTCTAACTGAAGAATCCCATAAGCTCGATAGCTTTTTTCTTGTTATGACTCCATCATCTGCATTAGCAAAGGCATAAAAATAAGAGTCAGTTGAGTAAAGTTTAGTAGCTAAGTTTTTTTCTGGGTTTACTACATCAGGTATTTCTGTAAAAGTCTTTAAGTCAAGTAGAGCTGATTTCTCGACCATCCATAGGCTACTAGAGACTGGGGGACGCTTTAGTAAATTTCTAAATGTAGTCTGCCATAGTAATCTTAGGGGCTGAAGAAGCTGGGGCCAGAAATCTAGATGTAATAGCATTGGCTGGAGAGAAATCATCTTATATGTATAGAATTTTGAGAATTGGATCATCCTACTGATTGTTCTGGGTGATATTTTTGTATCGACTCCTAAGAATAAAATGTAATCACCACTTGCTTCTTGTGTTAATCTCTCGAAAGCCCAGTTTTGTCCTAGCCAGCCAAGTGGAGGCTCTTGGCCCGAGATGAATCTAACTCCATTGTTAGCGTAAAAGCTCATTAGGCTTCCGGTTCCGTCTGTACTGCAGTCATCAAGTACTATAACCTCCATCTTTTCGTAATCGGAGCTTAATACAGCATTTAAACAGTCGGCTAAAGCTTTATCCTCGTTTCTGGCGGCGATAGCGACAGTTACAGTTGGTTGCTGGGCTTTACTAAGCTTTGGTGTTTTATAAAGTCTAGACTTACTGATAGTTCTTATAACATTAAATAAAGCCGTAACTGACCCCACAAAGCTTATGCCTATTACAGAATCTACAAACAAGCTAAAGTTTAGGGATTGGGTGAGTTGAATCTCAAGAGAAAATATTAGGCAGAGTCCTAATAGTAAGAATGCAGTGTTTGTCCAGATAGAAGCTGACATACTTTTGTTATCTATTCTGTCTGAGCCGTATCTTAAGAAGTTGAAACTTAAAAATAGAATTAAAGTAGCCATAACATAAATGCTGATATCAAAGCCATATTGGTAGAGCCAGAATAATGAAGTTAAGTTTAGAGCGGATATAACTTGATTTAGAGATTTAGTTATAAGATTTGGTTTTAAAAAGCATATAATAGACGATAATAAGCTAGTTATAGCTGCTGTCTCTACTGCGTATATTAGGTAGATGTTCATTTTTCTCCAACCATCTATTTATTCTCCATTATATTGCTTATGATTTTATCAAATAATAATGATAAACTTAAGCTATATATGAGTGGAGATATTATCGCGATTTTAGTTGTGCTACTGTTTGGCTTTATTGGTCTAGGTTCTTTGTTAGTTAACAAGCTAGGAGATCTACAGAGTAATGAGGATAATTCAAAAGAAAATGAAGTTCTTAGACAAGATATACAGTTTTTAGAGCAAAAGCTGGCTACGTTAAATGAGACAATGCGAGATCAGATGAACACTCGTCTTGATAAGAATCATGAGTTAATGAGCTCAACTTTTCAGAAACAGTTTAAGCAGTCTCAAGATATTATTGCTGATGTTAATACTCGTCTCGCTAGACTTGATGAAGCTAATAAGAAGGTAGTTGATGTGACTAGTGAGTTAAAAACTCTTCAGAATGTTTTGCAAAATCCTAAACAACGAGGAGTTTTGGGTGAGTATCATTTAGAAACGGTTTTAGCTAATGTTTTACCGCCTGGTAGATTTGAACTGCAGTATAAGTTTAAAAATGGAGAAGCTGTGGATGCAGTGGTTTTTCTGCAAGATGGTAAAGTACTTCCGGTAGATTCTAAGTTTAGTTTAGAGAATTACAATCGTTTAGTTGATGCTAATGACAAAGATCGTCGAGAGGCTCTTGCTAATCTATTTAAATCTGATTTAAAAAAGAGAATTGATGAGACAGCTAAATATATTAAGCCTAGTGAGAACACTATGGATTTTGCTTTTATGTTTATCCCAAGTGAGGCTATTTATTATGATCTTTTAGTGAACAAGGTTGGCGCGAGTGGTGTCCAGGCCCGAGATTTATTGGAGTACGCCTTCCAAGATAAAAAAGTTATTATTGTCAGCCCAACCAGCTTTATGGCGTATCTACAAACTGTTCTGCAAGGGCTTAGAAGTTTGCATATCGAAGAGCAGGCAAAGGAGATTCAAAAAAGAGTTGGAGACTTAGCCAGGCATATTGGTAGCTATGAGAGCTTTATGCAAAGTCTCGGTAAATCTCTTGGTACAACTGTAAATCATTATAATAAAGCCCATAAAGAGCTTGGGAAAATTGATAAAGATGTCATGAAGATCGCAGGTAAAGAAGCTAAATTAGATGCTTCTGTAGATCCAATACTACTAGACAAGCCAATCGAAGAATAGAATTTATTTATTTAGTCCTGATTTTACGGTTTTCCAGATGCTTGGGTCACCGTTTTGGAGGTGCCAATACCACCACTCTGCTCCCCAAAAATAAACCTCTTTTATGCCGGTCTTTTTGGCAAAGTTAATGTTCCTTTTGACGTCTTCAACGCTCATGGTTTTGTTCTGTTCTTCTAGACTAGTGTTTTTGGTATCTCCTGAAATTGTCCATGGTTCGAGTTGGAACTCGTGAATAATACTTGGCTTGCCAGTTAGGCTCTTTTGACCTTGAGCTAAAAAGGCATAGTACCAAGCTGGGAATGGGTATGTTACATAACCTAGAGTTTTGTTATGCACTTTTCTGTAAACACTTATTCCATAAATGTCTGCTTCTGGTTTACCCAAGGCAAAACCACCGTAGTTATTTGATCTCGTTAAAATTATTGGTGTTTTTGGATCAAGATTTTTAACTAAGTTGAATTCATCTACTAACCTTTCTCTTGAATAGTCTGGACAGATTCCAAAGTCTTTTAGAAAATACTCATTCTCTAGTTGATAACTTTCTAAAGCTGGGTTATTCTTATATCTCTTAACAACTTCGGACAAGTATATCTTGAGGCTCGGATACCATTCTTCTTTAGGTAGATTTTTAGACCATTCTGGCTGATGACATTCTGGCCATCTAGGCTGTCTTAATCCTATAGAAAGTGAGATCTTAACTCCTTTTTTTTCAGCTTCGGCAAATTGCCAGTCTAGATCCGAGAAGTCATATTTGCCCTTTTCTTTTTCTCCTTCAGACCAGTAGCTAACTAATCTTATTTTTCTTAAGTTTAGATCATCTAATATTGCACTATAGGTTTGTTTAGGATCAAGACCATAATGCTCAGCATGACTCGATACAAAAGTTGTGCCAAACTCGTAACCTTTATTCTTCTCTGAAAGTTGATATTTAAATGACACCAACCTCATTACAAGGATGATTAGTATTATAGTTAAGGCAAGGCTGAATAGTATTTTTTGAAGTTTACTAAAAGAGCCCCAAATACTTTTTAGGTATTTTGGGGTCTCCTTGAGTTTAGATAATCTGGTATTCATCTTCTATAGTGACAATCCTTCTGGTCGGGGTGATAGGACTTGAACCTACGACCTCACGGTCCCAAACCGCGCGCGCTACCAACTGCGCCACACCCCGTATAAAAATGAGCCATCTTGTGTCTCTTAATTATAACAGATTACCCTGTAATTTATCTAAATAGCAATCCTACTGCTACGCCAAATCCACATGCTGCTCCACCTATAAGTAGTGTTTTTAGGGCGTATTTTATTTTATCGCCACCTAAGATATATCCTCTCCATAAGCCTAGAAAGAATAGGCTTAAGAACGTGAAGCTAATTATTAACGTATTGTTGAGAGATCCAAATATCAGTAGTGGTAGCATAACCCAAAGTCCTGCCAAAAAGTAAGAGACAAGCATTGCAATCCCTTTTTTTAGTGCAGCCTCTTCTTTTTCGGGGTTATCGTCGTTGGAGATGAATTCTCCGGCCCCCATGCTGGTGGCTTCTACTACTATTGTAATGAGCCCGGCAGCAAGTACAGTCTCTTTATTTGTACCGGCTGCTATGAGACCTACTATCACTCCTGTAGTAGATACAAAACTGTCTTCTACACCAAAAACTACAGTCCTTAAGTTTTCTTTAATGTTTTTCATATACATATTTAGTATATCTTATTTATTTAAAGCCTAAGCTCTTTTTAAGAGTAGTTCAAAATATTTTGTACTACCGAAAGGTATTTTTTGCTTAACTAAACTTTTACCAGGTAAAGAATTGGCCGAACAGATCGTAAAATTACCAAACTTGTCATTTATTTCATCAACAGCTTGTGTTAACCACTCGGCTTTATTAACTTCTTCGAATATCCCAACCTGATTTCTGTTTGATGGCTCTAGCTTATAGCAAGTGATAGACATCTGCTTGATTTCTTCATTCTTTGGTCTTTGATTTATTAAATATAGAGCTCTTCTATAAACTTCTTGGTCGGTATAAAAGCTTGACTTATACATTTTACGTTTAACCCAGTATTCTCCACTTTGTAAATGTAAGGCAACCATAACTCCTCGGGCGCACTTATTGTTATAGCGTAGTTTTTGCGCGGTTGTCTCACATAAATAATGGAAACACGGTAAAATGTATTTTTCTTCTTTTGAAGTTTGTCCTAGAACCCATTGTCTCCCTACTTGCCCGAGTTTAGTTGGTTTATCGTCTACTTCATAACCTTTTAGACGTTTGTACCAGTACTCTCCTACGATGCTATGGAAGACTTGCCTTCTTAAAAAGTCTGGACCTGCTCTGTAAAAATCTAAAACGGTAAATATGCCAACGGCATTAAGTCTAGCCTGATAATGCAGGGCTATACCAGTTAAGTCAGTTAGTTCTATTTGTTTGTAGTAGTTAATAAGATTGTCGTGATTTAAGATATCTAGCCCGTCTGGTTTGTGCCACCCGGCAGCTTGTTTGGCTAAAAATCTGTTTGTGCCAATTCCAATATTAATTTTCATCCAGCAACCAAGCTCTTTTTTAACTTGTTCTTTAATCTCTAGACCTATCTCTTCTAGGGATCTAGTGTTAACTCCTCTGGTGCCGTTAAAGTCGATAATGCCTTCATCGA
This window harbors:
- a CDS encoding VIT1/CCC1 transporter family protein, whose protein sequence is MKNIKENLRTVVFGVEDSFVSTTGVIVGLIAAGTNKETVLAAGLITIVVEATSMGAGEFISNDDNPEKEEAALKKGIAMLVSYFLAGLWVMLPLLIFGSLNNTLIISFTFLSLFFLGLWRGYILGGDKIKYALKTLLIGGAACGFGVAVGLLFR